A window of Apium graveolens cultivar Ventura chromosome 8, ASM990537v1, whole genome shotgun sequence contains these coding sequences:
- the LOC141676600 gene encoding uncharacterized protein LOC141676600 — MSGVFSDSQYEVMKGQASEFELEAMYERMIQKTLKLDCDRALAMVDRKLGSSQNKQYLWELKARILWYKKIYDKGVFDALGNIFSSAGAFRFPMTYLVYGTSLHVKEGSDDQLNLYKLGLQEAENKNDQNMINEFRTRIQLREEIELRRLEKLNKKKGKMIIEEKRQEEQESVKDIEKDFQNVDEMIEHNISKQKEKYEVEIFPDCGKQFTLINKLGEKCYMGIHDTGKVQIEKSLVAATKHQVKEFHALHSICAQHHSLLTVEFVVHHPIDNTDESLVCEVVHTLEDFFDKEFQKLRGAQMTETLWWDHICESFRIIFRDVIQGMMFLYLRTDFGCHDLSFNIFVTKSGNGRILPSMIQNTIGRKECVNQITQLKDAMRTVIAFPFNGVIKNLELPLELRRFLDFDHSRCFGPTWFVINCPFFWTVNKKVQFAHELKMLFKLNRNIKWEIETCLKKARVFEFWKDKVPEGVYKKILHYHESTTSKAKAEVEDKDKAKVGDGSEAEVEDKAGDGSACKEVQASDGYHERADICRFFVASYTHVNDYMYLNDRRFKPLRRAEIEAALSTYFLFFYVDMFECLCKRAGELGDEVLKVVSSLGRR; from the exons ATGTCAGGAGTTTTTTCAGACTCACAGTATGAGGTAATGAAAGGACAGGCTTCAGAGTTCGAGCTTGAAGCCATGTATGAGAGGATGATTCAGAAAACTTTGAAATTGGATTGCGACAGGGCACTTGCAATGGTTGATCGAAAACTGGGTAGTAGCCAGAATAAGCAATATCTGTGGGAATTAAAGGCCCGTATCTTATGGTATAAGAAGATTTATGACAAGG GTGTATTTGATGCTTTGGGGAATATTTTCAGTTCAGCGGGTGCATTTAGATTTCCGATGACATACCTTGTGTATGG GACTTCTTTGCATGTTAAAGAGGGTTCTGATGATCAACTCAACCTCTACAAGCttggattacaggaagctgaaaaTAAAAATGATCAGAATATGATAAACGAATTCAGAACAAGAATTCAACTACGGGAGGAAATAGAACTTAGGAGGTTAGAGAAGTTAAATAAGAAGAAGGGAAAGATGATAATAGAAGAGAAAAGGCAGGAGGAACAAGAATCTGTGAAAGATATTGAGAAGGATTTTCAAAATGTGGATGAGATGATCGAGCACAACATCTCCAAGCAAAAGGAGAAATATGAAGTTGAGATTTTTCCTGATTGTGGAAAGCAG TTCACCCTAATCAACAAACTTGGAGAAAAGTGTTACATGGGGATACATGACACAGGAAAGGTGCAAATAGAAAAATCTTTAGTTGCTGCCACCAAACATCAAGTGAAAGAGTTTCATGCACTTCATTCTATATGTGCACAACACCACAGTCTTCTGACTGTGGAATTTGTTGTCCATCATCCCATTGATAACACTGATGAGTCGCTTGTATGTGAGGTAGTTCATACCTTGGAAGATTTTTTCGATAAGGAGTTTCAGAAGCTTCGCGGGGCACAGATGACTGAAACTTTGTGGTGGGATCACATTTGTGAGAGTTTTCGAATAATCTTTAG AGATGTGATTCAGGGGATGATGTTTCTATACTTAAGAACTGATTTTGGTTGTCATGACTTGTCCTTCAACATTTTTGTTACAAAAAGTGGGAATGGGAGGATTCTACCAAGTATGATTCAGAACACAATTGGAAGAAAGGAATGTGTTAATCAGATTACACAATTGAAGGACGCAATGAGGACTGTCATAGCCTTTCCGTTCAATGGTGTTATAAAAAATTTAGAGCTACCATTAGAATTGAGAAGGTTTTTGGATTTTGACCATTCGAGATG TTTCGGTCCTACTTGGTTTGTGATTAATTGTCCATTTTTCTGGACGGTGAATAAGAAGGTCCAGTTTGCACACGAGCTAAAAATGTTGTTCAAGCTTAATCGTAATATAAAGTGGGAAATTGAAACATGTCTTAAGAAGGCACGTGTGTTTGAATTTTGGAAAGACAAGGTTCCTGAGGGTGTATATAAGAAGATTTTGCACTATCATGAATCAACAACATCAAAAGCTAAAGCCGAAGTTGAAGATAAAGATAAAGCTAAAGTTGGAGATGGTTCTGAGGCCGAAGTTGAAGATAAAGCTGGAGATGGTTCTGCATGTAAAGAAGTCCAAG CATCCGATGGTTATCATGAAAGAGCCGACATTTGTCGATTTTTTGTTGCATCATACACGCATGTAAATGATTACATGTACCTAAATGATCGAAGATTCAAG CCTTTAAGAAGGGCTGAAATTGAGGCGGCATTAAGTACATATTTCCTGTTTTTTTACGTGGATATGTTTGAATGCCTTTGTAAAAGGGCGGG TGAGTTGGGAGATGAAGTCTTGAAAGTGGTGTCCAGTTTAGGCAGGCGATGA
- the LOC141676531 gene encoding uncharacterized protein LOC141676531, giving the protein MGIHDTGKVQIEKSLVAATKHQVKEFHALHSICAQHHSLLTVEFVVHHPIDNTDESLVCEVVHTLKDFFDKEFQKLRGAQMTETLWWDHICESFRIIFRDVIQGMMFLYLRTDFGCHDLSFNIFVTKSGNGRILPSMIQNTIGRKECVNQITQLKDAMRTVIAFPFNGVIKNLELPLELRRFLDFDHSRCFGPTWFVINCPFFWTVNKKVQFAHELKMLFKLNRNIKWEIETCLKKARVFEFWKDKVPEGVYKKILHYHESTTSKAKAEVEDKDKAKVGDGSEAEVEDKAGDGSACKEVQAFDGYHERADICRFFVASYMHVNDYMYLNDRRFKPLRRAEIEAALSTYFPFFYVDMFECLCKRAGELGDEVLKVVSSLGNASDFPPLKM; this is encoded by the exons ATGGGGATACATGACACAGGAAAGGTGCAAATAGAAAAATCTTTAGTTGCTGCCACCAAACATCAAGTGAAAGAGTTTCATGCACTTCATTCTATATGTGCACAACACCACAGTCTTCTGACTGTGGAATTTGTTGTCCATCATCCCATTGATAACACTGATGAGTCGCTTGTATGTGAGGTAGTTCATACCTTGAAAGATTTTTTCGATAAGGAGTTTCAGAAGCTTCGCGGGGCACAGATGACTGAAACTTTGTGGTGGGATCACATTTGTGAGAGTTTTCGAATAATCTTTAG AGATGTGATTCAGGGGATGATGTTTCTATACTTAAGAACTGATTTTGGTTGTCATGACTTGTCCTTCAACATTTTTGTTACAAAAAGTGGGAATGGGAGGATTCTACCAAGTATGATTCAGAACACAATTGGAAGAAAGGAATGTGTTAATCAGATTACACAATTGAAGGACGCAATGAGGACTGTCATAGCCTTTCCGTTCAATGGTGTTATAAAAAATTTAGAGCTACCATTAGAATTGAGAAGGTTTTTGGATTTTGACCATTCGAGATG TTTCGGTCCTACTTGGTTTGTGATTAATTGTCCATTTTTCTGGACGGTGAATAAGAAGGTCCAGTTTGCACACGAGCTAAAAATGTTGTTCAAGCTTAATCGTAATATAAAGTGGGAAATTGAAACATGTCTTAAGAAGGCACGTGTGTTTGAATTTTGGAAAGACAAGGTTCCTGAGGGTGTATATAAGAAGATTTTGCACTATCATGAATCAACAACATCAAAAGCTAAAGCCGAAGTTGAAGATAAAGATAAAGCTAAAGTTGGAGATGGTTCTGAGGCCGAAGTTGAAGATAAAGCTGGAGATGGTTCTGCATGTAAAGAAGTCCAAG CATTCGATGGTTATCATGAAAGAGCCGACATTTGTCGATTTTTTGTTGCATCATACATGCATGTAAATGATTACATGTACCTAAATGATCGAAGATTCAAG CCTTTAAGAAGGGCTGAAATTGAGGCGGCATTAAGTACATATTTCCCGTTTTTTTACGTGGATATGTTTGAATGCCTTTGTAAAAGGGCGGG TGAGTTGGGAGATGAAGTCTTGAAAGTGGTGTCCAGTTTAGGCAATGCTTCTGATTTCCCCCCTTTGAAGATGTAG